From the genome of Hymenobacter sp. PAMC 26628, one region includes:
- a CDS encoding DUF3467 domain-containing protein, whose protein sequence is MQPEQTPDPNAINIELSENMAEGEYANLALIAHSNSEFVIDFIRMMPGMSKAKVKSRIVVTPEHAKRLLAALSENVERYEQSFGHIKVHSDAPNYPISFGGAVGEA, encoded by the coding sequence ATGCAGCCTGAACAAACGCCAGATCCCAACGCCATCAACATTGAGCTTTCTGAAAACATGGCCGAAGGCGAGTATGCCAATCTGGCTCTTATAGCCCATAGCAACAGCGAGTTCGTGATTGATTTTATCCGGATGATGCCGGGAATGTCAAAGGCTAAGGTCAAATCGCGCATTGTGGTAACGCCTGAACACGCTAAGCGCCTGCTCGCAGCACTGTCCGAAAATGTGGAGCGTTACGAACAGTCGTTTGGCCACATCAAAGTGCATAGCGATGCGCCCAATTACCCGATAAGCTTCGGTGGTGCGGTAGGGGAAGCTTAG
- the rpsG gene encoding 30S ribosomal protein S7, with product MRKSKPKKRILLPDPKYKETLVTRFVNYMMYDGKKNLAYTIFYDACDLVEQRTKESGLEMWRKALNNVMPTVEVKSRRVGGATFQVPIEVRADRRISVGAKWMIQYARRRGEKTMKDKLAGEIIAAAKGEGAAVKKKDDTHRMAEANKAFSHFRF from the coding sequence ATGAGAAAGTCGAAACCAAAGAAGCGCATTCTGCTTCCCGATCCTAAGTACAAAGAGACGCTGGTGACGCGTTTTGTAAACTACATGATGTACGACGGGAAGAAAAACCTAGCGTACACCATTTTCTATGATGCCTGCGATCTAGTGGAGCAGCGGACCAAGGAAAGCGGCCTCGAGATGTGGCGCAAAGCCCTGAATAACGTAATGCCAACTGTTGAGGTGAAAAGCCGTCGCGTGGGTGGTGCTACTTTCCAAGTTCCAATTGAAGTGCGCGCTGATCGCCGTATTTCGGTAGGTGCCAAATGGATGATTCAGTACGCTCGCCGCCGTGGTGAGAAAACGATGAAAGACAAATTGGCTGGTGAAATCATCGCCGCTGCCAAAGGCGAAGGTGCCGCCGTCAAGAAAAAAGACGATACGCACCGCATGGCGGAAGCTAACAAAGCTTTCTCGCACTTCCGATTCTAA
- the rpsL gene encoding 30S ribosomal protein S12, which produces MPTINQLVRKGREALTTKSKSPALDSCPQRRGVCTRVYTTTPKKPNSAMRKVARVRLTNGKEVNAYIPGEGHNLQEHSIVLIRGGRVKDLPGVRYHIIRGALDTAGVSGRTQRRSKYGAKRPKPGQPAAAAGKGGKAAPGKKK; this is translated from the coding sequence ATGCCAACTATCAACCAATTAGTACGAAAAGGCCGTGAGGCTTTGACCACAAAGTCAAAGTCGCCCGCGCTTGACTCGTGCCCGCAGCGTCGGGGCGTGTGCACCCGTGTGTACACCACCACGCCTAAGAAGCCGAACTCGGCTATGCGCAAAGTGGCCCGTGTGCGCCTTACCAACGGTAAGGAAGTAAACGCATACATTCCCGGTGAAGGCCACAACCTCCAAGAGCACAGCATTGTGCTGATTCGTGGGGGCCGGGTAAAAGACTTGCCGGGTGTGCGTTACCACATCATCCGCGGTGCCCTTGACACTGCTGGTGTAAGTGGCCGGACGCAACGCCGCTCGAAGTACGGTGCCAAACGTCCTAAGCCTGGTCAGCCTGCTGCGGCCGCTGGCAAAGGTGGAAAAGCCGCACCTGGCAAGAAAAAATAG
- the rpoC gene encoding DNA-directed RNA polymerase subunit beta' yields MAFAKSKKLVQDFSKVTISLASPEVILERSTGEVVKPETINYRTYKPEMGGLFCERIFGPVKDWECHCGKYKRIRYKGIICDRCGVEVTEKKVRRERMGHIELVVPVAHIWYFKSLPNKIGYLLGLPTKKLDQIIYYERYVVVQPGAMAEEGVQQLDFMTEDEYLDVIDKLPRENQMLPNEDPNKFIAKMGADALQMLLERINLDELSYSLRDSAAHETSQQRKAEALKRLRVVEAFRDAATRVENKPEWMVIRMVPVIPPELRPLVPLDGGRFATSDLNDLYRRVIIRNNRLKRLIEIKAPEVILRNEKRMLQEAVDSLFDNSRKVNAVRAEGNRALKSLSDMLKGKQGRFRQNLLGKRVDYSGRSVIVVGPELKLHECGLPKNMAAELFKPFIIRKLIERGIVKTVKSAKKIVDRKDAVVWDILENVLKGHPVLLNRAPTLHRLGIQAFQPRLIEGKAIQLHPLVCTAFNADFDGDQMAVHVPLGPAAILEASMLMLASHNILNPANGAPIAVPSQDMVLGLYYVTKGKRSTDNERIQGEGRVFYSDEEVVIALNENQLSKHAYIKVRTVIRDENDDLVTKVIETVAGRVLFNQMVPAEVGFVDELLTKKKLQQIISLVFKRTGMARTAQFLDDIKTLGFQSAYKGGLSMGLGDINIPKEKDELIAQAQADVAAVTQNYQMGLITNNERYNQVIDIWTRINNQITETLMGRLEKEDQGFNSIYMMMHSGARGSREQIRQLGGMRGLMAKPQKSLQGSVGEIIENPILSNFKEGLDVIEYFISTHGARKGLADTAMKTADAGYLTRRLHDVAQDVIVTQSDCGTLRGIETFALKDNEDIVEPLSERILGRVAVHDIVDPLTDEMILIAGGEITEEITRRVDQTAIESVEIRSVLTCESKRGICGKCYGRNLSSGRMVQRGEAVGVIAAQSIGEPGTQLTLRTFHVGGTASNIAVEAGIKAKFAGVVEFEDIRTVDTLTAEGVKGQVVMGRSGEIRVVEAVTGKVLLSNHVPYGSVLLVKEGQQVEKGHELCTWDPYNAVILAEFDGTVQYDAITEGITYREESDEQTGHREKVVIESKDKAQNPSIIVKGGKKADADAQRAYSLPVGSHINIENNAKIKAGDILAKIPRMVGKTRDITGGLPRVVELFEARNPSNPAVVSEIDGVVTYGSVKRGNREIFVESKDGVKKKYMVPLSKHILVQDNDFIRAGMPLSDGAITPSDILSIQGPGAVQEYLVNEIQEVYRLQGVKINDKHIEVVVRQMMQKVVILDAGDTSFLENQVINKILFMEENDTIIDMKVVTEAGDSASMKPGQIVTARRLRDENSSLKRRDLQLVQVREAQPSVSRPTLQGITQASLGTQSFISAASFQETTKVLSEAAIRGKADELLGLKENVIVGHLIPAGTGLLEYTRQIVQTKDEVEAQQAAKAAEEATPAKRPSRAGKRETVAE; encoded by the coding sequence ATGGCGTTTGCAAAAAGCAAAAAATTAGTACAGGACTTCTCGAAAGTCACCATCTCATTGGCGTCGCCGGAAGTGATTCTGGAGCGTTCGACGGGGGAAGTGGTGAAGCCTGAAACCATCAACTACCGCACTTACAAGCCCGAGATGGGCGGCCTGTTTTGCGAGCGGATTTTCGGTCCTGTGAAGGACTGGGAATGCCACTGCGGCAAATACAAGCGCATTCGTTACAAGGGCATCATCTGCGACCGGTGCGGCGTGGAGGTAACCGAGAAGAAAGTTCGCCGTGAGCGGATGGGTCACATCGAGTTGGTGGTGCCCGTTGCGCACATTTGGTACTTCAAATCGCTGCCTAACAAAATCGGCTACCTGCTGGGCTTGCCCACCAAAAAGCTTGATCAAATCATCTACTACGAGCGCTATGTGGTGGTGCAGCCCGGCGCAATGGCCGAAGAAGGCGTGCAGCAACTCGACTTCATGACGGAGGACGAGTATCTGGACGTCATCGATAAGCTGCCGCGTGAAAACCAGATGTTGCCGAACGAAGACCCCAATAAATTCATCGCTAAGATGGGGGCCGACGCTTTGCAGATGTTACTGGAGCGTATCAACCTCGACGAGCTAAGCTATTCGCTCCGTGACTCGGCTGCGCACGAAACCTCGCAGCAGCGTAAGGCGGAAGCGCTGAAGCGCCTGCGCGTAGTGGAAGCCTTCCGCGACGCTGCTACCCGCGTGGAGAACAAGCCCGAGTGGATGGTCATCCGCATGGTGCCGGTGATTCCGCCCGAGCTGCGCCCGCTGGTGCCGCTCGATGGTGGCCGCTTTGCTACCTCGGACTTGAACGACCTGTACCGCCGCGTCATCATCCGCAACAACCGCCTCAAGCGCCTGATTGAAATCAAGGCCCCGGAAGTGATTCTGCGGAACGAGAAGCGGATGCTGCAAGAAGCCGTTGATTCGCTCTTCGATAATTCACGCAAGGTGAATGCCGTGCGCGCCGAAGGCAACCGGGCCCTGAAGTCGCTGTCTGATATGCTGAAAGGCAAGCAAGGCCGTTTCCGTCAGAACCTGCTTGGTAAGCGTGTGGACTACTCGGGCCGCTCGGTTATCGTAGTGGGCCCCGAGCTGAAATTGCACGAGTGCGGCTTGCCTAAAAACATGGCTGCCGAGCTGTTTAAGCCGTTCATCATCCGCAAGCTCATCGAGCGCGGTATCGTGAAAACGGTCAAATCGGCCAAGAAAATCGTGGACCGCAAAGACGCCGTTGTTTGGGATATCCTAGAGAACGTACTGAAAGGCCACCCCGTGCTCCTCAACCGGGCCCCCACGTTGCACCGCTTGGGCATCCAGGCGTTCCAGCCGCGTCTTATTGAGGGTAAAGCTATCCAGCTACACCCGCTGGTGTGTACGGCTTTCAACGCCGACTTTGACGGTGACCAAATGGCTGTGCACGTGCCTCTGGGCCCGGCTGCTATCCTGGAAGCCTCCATGCTGATGTTGGCTTCGCATAACATCCTGAACCCCGCCAACGGGGCCCCCATTGCGGTGCCCTCGCAGGACATGGTGCTCGGGTTGTATTACGTAACCAAAGGCAAGCGCAGTACCGATAACGAGAGGATCCAGGGCGAAGGCCGTGTGTTCTACTCGGACGAGGAAGTGGTGATTGCCTTGAACGAAAACCAGCTTTCGAAGCACGCTTACATCAAGGTGCGCACGGTCATTCGCGACGAGAACGATGACTTAGTGACGAAAGTCATTGAGACGGTAGCCGGTCGCGTGCTGTTCAACCAGATGGTGCCCGCCGAAGTGGGCTTCGTGGACGAGTTATTGACTAAAAAGAAGCTCCAGCAAATTATTTCGCTGGTGTTTAAGCGCACGGGCATGGCCCGCACGGCGCAATTCTTGGACGACATCAAAACCCTCGGTTTCCAGTCAGCCTACAAGGGCGGCTTGAGTATGGGCCTTGGTGACATAAACATTCCCAAGGAGAAAGACGAGTTGATTGCGCAAGCCCAAGCTGACGTAGCTGCAGTAACGCAGAACTATCAGATGGGTTTGATCACCAATAACGAGCGTTACAACCAAGTTATCGACATCTGGACGCGCATCAATAACCAGATCACCGAGACCCTTATGGGCCGCCTGGAGAAGGAAGACCAAGGCTTCAACTCCATCTACATGATGATGCACTCGGGGGCCCGTGGCTCGCGTGAGCAGATTCGTCAGCTTGGCGGCATGCGTGGCCTGATGGCCAAGCCTCAAAAGTCGCTGCAAGGTTCGGTAGGTGAGATCATCGAGAACCCGATTCTGTCTAACTTCAAAGAAGGCCTAGACGTAATTGAGTACTTTATCTCGACGCACGGTGCCCGTAAGGGCCTTGCTGACACGGCTATGAAGACGGCTGACGCCGGCTACCTGACCCGTCGTCTGCATGATGTGGCCCAAGATGTAATCGTTACTCAGAGCGACTGCGGTACCCTGCGGGGCATCGAAACTTTCGCTCTAAAGGATAACGAGGACATTGTGGAGCCGCTATCTGAACGCATCCTCGGCCGAGTAGCTGTCCACGACATTGTGGACCCCTTGACCGATGAGATGATCCTGATTGCTGGCGGTGAGATTACTGAAGAAATCACCCGTCGTGTTGACCAGACGGCCATTGAGTCGGTGGAGATTCGTTCGGTGTTGACTTGTGAATCGAAGCGCGGCATTTGTGGCAAGTGCTACGGCCGTAACCTGTCGTCGGGCCGCATGGTCCAGCGCGGTGAGGCAGTAGGCGTTATCGCTGCCCAGTCGATTGGTGAGCCCGGTACTCAGCTTACGTTGCGCACGTTCCACGTGGGTGGTACCGCTTCAAACATTGCCGTAGAGGCAGGCATTAAGGCTAAATTCGCCGGCGTGGTTGAGTTTGAAGATATCCGCACCGTGGATACCCTGACTGCTGAAGGCGTGAAAGGCCAAGTGGTAATGGGTCGCTCGGGTGAAATCCGAGTGGTAGAAGCAGTCACTGGTAAAGTGTTGCTTTCTAACCACGTTCCCTATGGCTCGGTCCTGCTTGTAAAAGAAGGCCAGCAGGTAGAGAAAGGCCACGAGCTTTGCACCTGGGACCCTTACAACGCCGTTATTTTGGCCGAGTTCGATGGTACCGTGCAGTACGACGCCATCACGGAGGGCATTACCTACCGCGAGGAGTCGGACGAGCAAACAGGCCACCGCGAGAAGGTAGTCATTGAAAGCAAAGACAAGGCTCAGAACCCGTCCATCATTGTGAAGGGTGGCAAAAAAGCCGATGCCGATGCTCAGCGGGCTTACAGCTTGCCCGTGGGTTCGCACATCAATATTGAGAACAACGCGAAAATCAAGGCAGGTGATATCCTGGCCAAGATTCCGCGCATGGTGGGCAAAACCCGTGACATCACCGGCGGTCTACCGCGCGTAGTGGAACTGTTCGAAGCCCGTAACCCGTCGAACCCGGCCGTTGTGTCGGAAATTGATGGTGTGGTAACCTACGGTTCGGTAAAACGTGGCAACCGTGAAATCTTCGTCGAGTCAAAAGACGGCGTGAAGAAAAAGTACATGGTGCCGCTGTCGAAGCACATTCTGGTGCAAGACAACGACTTTATCCGCGCCGGTATGCCGCTTTCGGATGGTGCTATTACGCCTTCCGATATCCTGAGCATTCAGGGCCCCGGGGCTGTGCAAGAGTACCTCGTGAACGAGATTCAGGAAGTGTACCGCTTGCAGGGTGTGAAAATCAACGACAAGCACATTGAGGTGGTTGTCCGCCAGATGATGCAGAAAGTGGTGATCTTAGATGCTGGTGATACCTCGTTCCTTGAGAACCAGGTGATCAACAAAATCCTTTTCATGGAGGAAAACGACACCATCATCGACATGAAGGTGGTGACGGAAGCCGGCGACTCGGCATCGATGAAGCCCGGTCAGATTGTGACGGCTCGCCGCCTCCGCGACGAGAACAGCAGCCTGAAGCGCCGCGACCTGCAACTCGTGCAAGTGCGCGAGGCGCAGCCTTCGGTGTCACGTCCTACGCTGCAAGGCATCACGCAAGCCTCCCTGGGCACGCAGTCGTTCATCTCGGCTGCTTCGTTCCAGGAGACGACCAAGGTGCTGTCGGAGGCTGCCATCCGTGGTAAAGCCGATGAGCTGTTGGGCTTAAAGGAAAACGTGATTGTCGGTCATCTCATCCCGGCCGGTACTGGTTTGCTGGAATACACGCGTCAGATAGTGCAAACTAAAGACGAGGTAGAAGCCCAGCAGGCTGCTAAAGCCGCCGAAGAGGCTACGCCTGCCAAGCGCCCCTCGCGCGCTGGCAAGCGGGAAACCGTAGCCGAATAA